ttctgttctgttctcttcccACACAGATTTTGGGGGTGTTTATTCTGCAGCATCAGCAGAACTCGCTGATTAAAGTAACACATTCTGTTTTTGAATCAGGGTATTTTTAACTGAGGTAACATGTCATATGTCAGCCTCTCAACATATACTATCAGTGGAATAAGATTAATACAGGGGCGAAActgacttttaacaaggcacacatgttaattgaaatgcattgcaggtgactacctcatgaagctggttgagagaatgccgagagtgtgcaaagctgtcatcaaggcaaagggtggctatttgaagaatctcaaatctaaaatatattttgatttgtttaacacttttttggttactgcatgattccatatgtgttatttcatagttttgatgtcttcactattattctagaatgtagaaaaaagtaaacataaagaaaaacctttgaatgagtaggtgttctaaaaacgtttgaccggtagtgtatatgtcccccccacttctaaaaccaaagttgcgcccctggatATATATTTAACCATTTTCTTCACTATGTTTTTGTATATGGGAAGTAGCCGACTAActgttttattagtcgtatgtatgAGACACGCATGGTATACATCGTCCAATTAAATGTTTACTGGCAGGTATGTCTGTAGTGTCTGCATGTATAGCTCTATGAATTGAGTAAGAATTAGTTTCTATCACTGTGTTTTTGTACCAGGGTACAAAAAAATGAAGTCTGACactagcactgtgtgtgtgtgtggagtaagaAAGACATCATTTAATTTATCTTACTGGGTGTTGCATGATGTAAGGCTGGTGGGCCATCCAGGAAGGATTCTGTACCTGCCACATGAAAGGGCAGGGTTAACCTCATGCCACATTCTTCAAATTGacataacatttacatttgagtcattcagCAGGCGCTCTCATCCAAAGCAACTATCATCTTTTGATCATTTATATTGAATTAACTCCAGGATAATGATGTGCCTACCTGGTAGGAGGTGACAGGAGACATGTAGGGAGACATGGCTTGCTGAGCCATCATCCTATTGGCCGTTAGGGTGTAGGGAGAGGCATAATAGCCGTTCTGCATAGCAGCTGAGGTGGGGTCGTAGGTGAGAGTCATCCCGCCCTGGTTAGGACAAAACAGAACCGTCACACAAAACCAGATCTTTATCATCTAACCGTCACATTAGCATCCCAATACCAACCATTAAATCAGTACCATGATCTGTAATGGCTATGCACTAATGCAGTGGTTCCTAAACTGTGGGGCGTGCCTCCCCCCTGGGGTCGGCAGGGGGGGCACCGGTAGAattgtgtagaactgcaggacataagctttaaacctgcaaaattcAGTCCGCCAACAAGAGGTGGAAAAAAATGCCCAAtagtcatatttgagtaaaagtaaagattcctTCATAGAACATGACTCAAGTAAAattaaaagtcacccagtaaaatactacttgagtaaaagtccaaaagtatttggtttgaaatatactagggggggcggggggggggggggtcccgaATGTTGGAAGGGGGACCCGAGTGAAAAAGTTAATGAAGCCCTGCTATAATGAACTGGTCTCTCAGGATAGGATTAACACTGGGCCCTGGGCAAGTCAGTCAACACTAAAAATGAGGTCATTGCATTTATTCTTAAAATGGCCTTTATTAGTCTGGCAGGGAGAGAAAACTTGCAGTTGTGGGTCCACCCACAGAGACATCCAGACAgatgagaaggacagagaggcaCTTACAAGTCTGAGCTCTCCCTCTCGGGGCCAAGTGCGACCGCTGGGGATGTATGGACTGTGGCTGTGCCTCTTCCTCTGACCATCGGCAAACTTACACAGCAGGGGCTCAGAGGGagctggagagaaaaaaaacacatcatCCTCACCATTAGCGAAACCAAAAAGTGAGCATTGCAGCCCAAAGCatgagagagaataagagaaaaTAGACCTTACCCATAGTTCCAGGCGCCGTCTTGATAAACTTCCCATTGAAGTGGGCTATGGCTGAGTTACACATCTCCTTGGACTCCATCCTGAGAATAGTAGACATAAGTCACACATGAATCAATGGGACCTAAATTAGAAAAAGTATCAGgatttgaacccacaacccttcGAGTTACCAACATGGCCCTCCGTCAAACTGTTACTGAGCATTGAGATGTTCTCACCTGGCGAAGCCGACCCCTCTGCTGGCCCCGCTGTAGTCTCTGAGGACGCGGGTGGAGATGACCTGTCCAAAAGGCCTCAGCAGCCCCTCCAGCTCCTGCTCGTCTACAGACACAGGCAGGTTGGAGATGTACAGGTTGGTGGGGTCCTGCTCCTGTTGCTGcttagagagagggacagagaaatgaATAGAGGGGTATCAGGATCATTTTCCTCCAAAGAATCTATGGTAATTTGGACGGCAACACCAACTTAAACCACAATAGCACTCGAGGACAATTACATGAACATTTGACTCGGATTAAAATGATGCGTTGACACGATTTGAGTCTGTGATGATATCCAAGCCAGGGTATCCAAgccataacaacaacaaaaaacacaactGAACACAAGTTAGCTAGTGTTGTGTGTTGCCTTAGTGACAGTCACGTCCAGGTCATGTGGGGCCTTCAGTCAACAACTCCGTAAATGCGTTATCAAGGTCTTGAGTTTCTATGGCCCTTGATTTGCTCATAATGGCGACTGGTctctttttctattttctacgcatctctctctcctttttagaTTTAACACCATGTTCAGTTCTCCCATCTTTACCATTACGAACTCAACAGCTAAGCAGTACAGTTCTGCAGCTACCATACAGGCACACTGTGTTCTGCTGGCCTCGGCAGAAATACAGGAGCTAGCTAGACACAggtccctgagagagagagagagagagagagagagagcgagagatagcagAAATGTGCTGACAGAGAGAAATGTATTTGGAAAAGTGAAACCGGTGAaactgggagagggaggagagcagtGGTGTTaaagtacttatgtaaaaaaTACATTCCGTAAGacaatattgtactttttactccatacatttcccatGACACCCGAAAGTACATTTTGAATTTAGCCAggaaatggtcaaattcacacacttatcaacaaaacatccctggtcatcctttcTGCCTCTgaacctggtggactcactaaacacacatgctttgtttgtaaattatgtctgagtgttggagtgtgcccctgactatccgtaaatttaaaaaaacaagaaaatggtgctgtctggtatgcttaatataaggaatttgaaatgagtTATACTTgtgcttttacttttgatacttaagtatattttagcaattgcatttatttttgatacttacgtatatttgaaaccaaatacgtttatacttttactcaagtagaattttaccgggagacattcacttttacttcagtcattttctattaaggtatctttattttttttactcaagtatgacaattgggtactttttccaccagtgGAGAAGAGGAGTTGTTCAAATCATAGGTTGAGGCTGAAAAAAAGACCACCCTATTTCACCAAAGAAGTATTCAAACTAATAAGCATAACATCAGTAACTGGACATGGAACGTTAGCATAACATGCTAACTCATAACACAGCATAAAATGCTACCTGGGAGTATCCTAACCAGAGCACATTAATTTGTGGTTGCTGTGCTACGAGACAGTCATAATATTTGCATAGCAGCAGAAAGCTGTCCGTCCTGttctgtgcgtgcgtgtggacCGACTGTTTTTTGGCAGCGAgcgggagagggaagggaggacatCTGGCTTCATTTGAGAACGTGAATGGGGTCACCGCCTgaacagccagccagtcagctggGGTCATGTGACTAACTCTGCTGCTctgctttacacacacacacacacacacacacacacacacacacacacacacacacacacacacacacacacacacacacacacacacacacacacacacacacacacacacacacacagttaaatgcacacacacacagtctactgCTGCAAATAATCTGTCGTTGTAATTTACAAAACAGAGACGTGGAATGGAACCTTAGCATAACACGCTAACTCATAACACAGCACAACATGCTAACCAGGAGTATCCTAACCAGAGCACATGGCTTAGTAGTTGCTGTGCTACGAGACAGACAGTCTGTTGTACTGCTAACAGAAGAACACAGAGTTCCTCTCACCTTAGCCATCTGGGCTTGTATCCCACTGGTCTTTAGGGCATGGACCGTCTTCTGGGCTGCTGCAGGGCTGTCAAAGTCCACAAATCCATAccctggaggaggaagaggagcacaGAAACAACCGTCATATACAGCAGTACAACTTGACATTCATTTGCTTTACATTACATTGCAAATGCATTTGCTGAGTAGCATACCGGTGTGTGATACTATCTGACAACCGTAAAACGTATCAGTTGTTTCGACACATTGGAGAAAAGGAGATCAATAGTAGAAAACATGATACTGACCTTTACATTTGTTCGTTGTTTTATCGAGGATGGCCTTTGCCGACACGATCTTGCCGTATCTACGAGCACAAGAAGAATCAAACGTTAAGAACAGGACGTTGCTCTCGTATCCTTTAATTGTATCGATTATCACTACAATATGCATACATTATTGTTTTAAAGGTCAAACTATATTTCAATCTACCCGATCCTCTTTGTTTGGTACAGTATGTGTTATGAAGGCTCAGTGGGTAAAGCTGTTTGAAATGATGTCAATACAATCAGTTAACAAACCAGATGTGGTTGTAGTTACGTCATTTCAACCACTTGCTGGGGGTGGGGGTTTCATTTTAGCTTCAAATATatgaatttgtttaaaaaaatactgtatGCCTTATATCACAGACAGAGTGTCGCTCTACTGCTAAACTCCTACAACAAGGGCCGGGAGTCAGAACGCTAGGCTTGCACAAGAATGCATATGACATCATCGCTGAGAAAAAGGCAGCCATGTAAGCCGGGTGAGGCAACCGGGTTGTGAGGCTTGGAGGGAACATACTGAGCCTTAATGACCACACAGCACACCATGTTATTTCAGTGGACTCATTTAAGAGGATCAATTCATTATTGTATCTTTAACCGCATTGTGTCTTTAACCGAATGAAACCCTCGTACTAACGGGCATACTAAAAGGCACTTCTGCCGAGTCACTGAATGACGTCAATACTTACAACAGGCTAAAGACAAGAGGTTAATGCAATCCATGCGAACACACACTGCAGTATTTACACAGTGGCATACAAATGTATGTATGAAACTCTGAAAGCTTTGGGCACtgtaaaaaataacaaattgaCTCCCCACACAGGGACTTAGCTACAAACATCCATAATATGTCAAATATGTGTGGTGGGATGTAGGTGTATAAAGAGATAACAAACATTGCTACAACAGCCGACATTATGTCAAAGAGCAGCCTAACGCTAGACCAAAGAGAAAACGATAGATGCCTAGCATAGCCTAACTATTTGTTCATGTCAAGGCGCCGCGTTACCGTACTTGAAAAAACAGCCTGCGTCATAAACTGCGCTCAAAACTCAGACAGAAATACCCGAGTTGAAATGATGCCAAGCCGTTTTGCGGAACTGGTATTTTAAGGACGTGCATCATGCTTTGGTTGAACTAAACGCTCGGCTAACATTAGGCCTGGTTGCAATGAAAGGCTCTTTCATTTCTGCTTGGTGCCCGGCGAGCAGGCCACCACCGTTGGGAGCAAAACACAAGCAAACAACACAGCAACAGCGGCTGTTGCCCCTGGTAACATGGTTGAATGCTTCGCTCCATATGCTTGTGGTCCAGAGGCCAGAGGCGCACAGAGACAAACCCAACAAAACATGACAATTGCTGCATTCACCAATCCCAATACTGTAGAAAACAGTCACGTTCCCTAATCTCTCGTCTCTAcagatacagtatcatgtatcTGTATCATGTATCACAGTTCCCATGGTTTAGTTGGTTGGAGGGATGCTAGCTAGTGGCCTCTATGCTTGGTTCATGCATGGGCCACATGAATATGCTATTGGCATATATAGTTGGAACAAGTTGTTCTAATTCatcataattgtgtgtgtgtgtgtgcgtgtgtgtgtgtgtgtgtgtgtgtgtgtgtgtgtgtgtgtgtgtgtgtgtgtgtgtgtgtgtgtgtgtgtgtgtgctgaacaGTACTCACGGCTGGCAGAGCTTGACCAGGTCCAGGTCAGTGGTTGCTGGAGGCAGGCCGCGGATGTACAGGTTCGTTTTGCTGAGCTGGTCCCATCCTGtggtgctgctgttgctgctggtgCTCACCGTGCTGGGGCTGGCTGGAGCCATGGGGTACGACTGCAAGGAAGAGACACGGTCAGGTACACAGTAAACACACGGTCACTCTGTTGCCCTCCGTTAACAGCGGTGTTTGTGTCTCAACCAAGAAAGAAATGGAAATTCCTGGAAAGACTAGAGACGAGTTTAAACTCAGACAGATTTGTAGTTAAATGGtatttacacaggagagagacaagagaggacaTCAGGTACACACAATACCACTGACTTAACACACACACCGGTTAGcaggcaaatacacacacatatatgcacgCAGAcaaagacacacccacacacacccctcaacgtgcacagacacacaaacacacacagagacaaactggtGTCCCTTGCCTACGGAAATATGAAACATGGCCTCCTGTGGCCTTTGTGCCACACCCAGAAAATACATCTGGGAATCtaggaaatcccccccccccccccccccccccccccccaacagcacACAACAGCCTCAGCAGATTCCTGA
The DNA window shown above is from Oncorhynchus mykiss isolate Arlee chromosome 18, USDA_OmykA_1.1, whole genome shotgun sequence and carries:
- the LOC110495863 gene encoding RNA-binding motif, single-stranded-interacting protein 1 isoform X6, translating into MIFANTANPLKSTYRKQSYPMAPASPSTVSTSSNSSTTGWDQLSKTNLYIRGLPPATTDLDLVKLCQPYGKIVSAKAILDKTTNKCKGYGFVDFDSPAAAQKTVHALKTSGIQAQMAKQQQEQDPTNLYISNLPVSVDEQELEGLLRPFGQVISTRVLRDYSGASRGVGFARMESKEMCNSAIAHFNGKFIKTAPGTMAPSEPLLCKFADGQRKRHSHSPYIPSGRTWPREGELRLGGMTLTYDPTSAAMQNGYYASPYTLTANRMMAQQAMSPYMSPVTSYQVQNPSWMAHQPYIMQHPQAVMSPSVDHTMTMQPTAVMTQQMGHLSLGSSGAQYISANAAVQAAYIPQYAHMQQTAENGSQQQVDSSNNSSPYSQQSK
- the LOC110495863 gene encoding RNA-binding motif, single-stranded-interacting protein 1 isoform X4, which encodes MIFANTANPLKSTYRKQSYPMAPASPSTVSTSSNSSTTGWDQLSKTNLYIRGLPPATTDLDLVKLCQPYGKIVSAKAILDKTTNKCKGYGFVDFDSPAAAQKTVHALKTSGIQAQMAKQQQEQDPTNLYISNLPVSVDEQELEGLLRPFGQVISTRVLRDYSGASRGVGFARMESKEMCNSAIAHFNGKFIKTAPGTMAPSEPLLCKFADGQRKRHSHSPYIPSGRTWPREGELRLGGMTLTYDPTSAAMQNGYYASPYTLTANRMMAQQAMSPYMSPVTSYQVQNPSWMAHQPYIMQHPQAVMSPSVDHTMTMQPTAVMTQQMGHLSLGSSGAYISANAAVQAAYIPQYAHMQQTAFFPLQENGSQQQVDSSNNSSPYSQQSK
- the LOC110495863 gene encoding RNA-binding motif, single-stranded-interacting protein 1 isoform X9, giving the protein MIFANTANPLKSTYRKQSYPMAPASPSTVSTSSNSSTTGWDQLSKTNLYIRGLPPATTDLDLVKLCQPYGKIVSAKAILDKTTNKCKGYGFVDFDSPAAAQKTVHALKTSGIQAQMAKQQEQDPTNLYISNLPVSVDEQELEGLLRPFGQVISTRVLRDYSGASRGVGFARMESKEMCNSAIAHFNGKFIKTAPGTMAPSEPLLCKFADGQRKRHSHSPYIPSGRTWPREGELRLGGMTLTYDPTSAAMQNGYYASPYTLTANRMMAQQAMSPYMSPVTSYQVQNPSWMAHQPYIMQHPQAVMSPSVDHTMTMQPTAVMTQQMGHLSLGSSGAYISANAAVQAAYIPQYAHMQQTAENGSQQQVDSSNNSSPYSQQSK
- the LOC110495863 gene encoding RNA-binding motif, single-stranded-interacting protein 1 isoform X3, with the translated sequence MIFANTANPLKSTYRKQSYPMAPASPSTVSTSSNSSTTGWDQLSKTNLYIRGLPPATTDLDLVKLCQPYGKIVSAKAILDKTTNKCKGYGFVDFDSPAAAQKTVHALKTSGIQAQMAKQQEQDPTNLYISNLPVSVDEQELEGLLRPFGQVISTRVLRDYSGASRGVGFARMESKEMCNSAIAHFNGKFIKTAPGTMAPSEPLLCKFADGQRKRHSHSPYIPSGRTWPREGELRLGGMTLTYDPTSAAMQNGYYASPYTLTANRMMAQQAMSPYMSPVTSYQVQNPSWMAHQPYIMQHPQAVMSPSVDHTMTMQPTAVMTQQMGHLSLGSSGAQYISANAAVQAAYIPQYAHMQQTAFFPLQENGSQQQVDSSNNSSPYSQQSK
- the LOC110495863 gene encoding RNA-binding motif, single-stranded-interacting protein 1 isoform X5 codes for the protein MIFANTANPLKSTYRKQSYPMAPASPSTVSTSSNSSTTGWDQLSKTNLYIRGLPPATTDLDLVKLCQPYGKIVSAKAILDKTTNKCKGYGFVDFDSPAAAQKTVHALKTSGIQAQMAKQQEQDPTNLYISNLPVSVDEQELEGLLRPFGQVISTRVLRDYSGASRGVGFARMESKEMCNSAIAHFNGKFIKTAPGTMAPSEPLLCKFADGQRKRHSHSPYIPSGRTWPREGELRLGGMTLTYDPTSAAMQNGYYASPYTLTANRMMAQQAMSPYMSPVTSYQVQNPSWMAHQPYIMQHPQAVMSPSVDHTMTMQPTAVMTQQMGHLSLGSSGAYISANAAVQAAYIPQYAHMQQTAFFPLQENGSQQQVDSSNNSSPYSQQSK
- the LOC110495863 gene encoding RNA-binding motif, single-stranded-interacting protein 1 isoform X2, whose protein sequence is MIFANTANPLKSTYRKQSYPMAPASPSTVSTSSNSSTTGWDQLSKTNLYIRGLPPATTDLDLVKLCQPYGKIVSAKAILDKTTNKCKGYGFVDFDSPAAAQKTVHALKTSGIQAQMAKQQQEQDPTNLYISNLPVSVDEQELEGLLRPFGQVISTRVLRDYSGASRGVGFARMESKEMCNSAIAHFNGKFIKTAPGTMAPSEPLLCKFADGQRKRHSHSPYIPSGRTWPREGELRLGGMTLTYDPTSAAMQNGYYASPYTLTANRMMAQQAMSPYMSPVTSYQVQNPSWMAHQPYIMQHPQAVMSPSVDHTMTMQPTAVMTQQMGHLSLGSSGAQYISANAAVQAAYIPQYAHMQQTAFFPLQENGSQQQVDSSNNSSPYSQQSK
- the LOC110495863 gene encoding RNA-binding motif, single-stranded-interacting protein 1 isoform X8, with the translated sequence MIFANTANPLKSTYRKQSYPMAPASPSTVSTSSNSSTTGWDQLSKTNLYIRGLPPATTDLDLVKLCQPYGKIVSAKAILDKTTNKCKGYGFVDFDSPAAAQKTVHALKTSGIQAQMAKQQQEQDPTNLYISNLPVSVDEQELEGLLRPFGQVISTRVLRDYSGASRGVGFARMESKEMCNSAIAHFNGKFIKTAPGTMAPSEPLLCKFADGQRKRHSHSPYIPSGRTWPREGELRLGGMTLTYDPTSAAMQNGYYASPYTLTANRMMAQQAMSPYMSPVTSYQVQNPSWMAHQPYIMQHPQAVMSPSVDHTMTMQPTAVMTQQMGHLSLGSSGAYISANAAVQAAYIPQYAHMQQTAENGSQQQVDSSNNSSPYSQQSK